A genome region from Nocardia sp. NBC_01730 includes the following:
- a CDS encoding NAD(P)-dependent oxidoreductase, producing the protein MSEQTPRSVSVIGLGPMGQAMVRAFLDAGVEVTVWNRSPDKIDAMVELGAKRAATVGDALEANEVTVLSLTHYAAMYDVLAQATGHLEGKVIANLSSDSPEKARKGAEWVRSHGAQFLSGGVMSAGDNITHPASYIFYSGPREVFDAHAELLRPLSPQEYLGADDGLAQVFYQALLIIFHPWLLAFDQATAVIDRSGHDIANFVPFAIRSAAAFPYFMEEFSVANQNGGWATLASLKMMDAGAQHIIDASEEVGVDATFSHTAQAFWRKAIAASEQAGTAVSTYALMRGDA; encoded by the coding sequence ATGTCCGAGCAGACCCCCCGCTCCGTCTCCGTCATCGGCCTCGGTCCGATGGGCCAGGCCATGGTCCGGGCATTCCTGGACGCGGGCGTCGAGGTGACGGTATGGAACCGCAGCCCCGACAAGATCGACGCCATGGTCGAACTCGGTGCGAAGCGCGCCGCGACCGTCGGCGACGCGCTCGAAGCCAACGAGGTCACGGTGCTCAGCCTCACCCACTACGCCGCCATGTATGACGTGCTCGCCCAGGCGACCGGACACCTCGAGGGCAAGGTGATCGCGAACCTGTCCTCGGATTCCCCCGAGAAGGCGCGAAAGGGTGCGGAGTGGGTCCGCTCGCACGGCGCACAGTTCCTCTCCGGCGGCGTCATGTCGGCGGGTGACAACATCACGCACCCGGCGTCGTACATCTTCTACAGCGGTCCACGCGAGGTGTTCGACGCGCACGCCGAGCTGCTGCGTCCGCTGAGCCCGCAGGAGTACCTCGGCGCCGACGACGGTCTGGCCCAGGTCTTCTACCAGGCCCTGCTGATCATTTTCCATCCCTGGCTGCTCGCCTTCGACCAGGCGACCGCGGTGATCGATCGCTCCGGCCACGACATCGCGAATTTCGTTCCGTTCGCGATCCGCTCGGCCGCCGCGTTCCCTTACTTCATGGAGGAATTCTCGGTGGCCAACCAGAATGGCGGCTGGGCCACGCTGGCGAGTCTGAAGATGATGGACGCAGGCGCGCAGCACATCATCGACGCGAGCGAGGAAGTCGGTGTCGACGCCACCTTCTCGCATACGGCACAGGCGTTCTGGCGCAAGGCCATTGCCGCCAGTGAGCAGGCGGGTACGGCGGTCTCCACCTATGCGTTGATGCGCGGCGACGCGTGA
- a CDS encoding winged helix-turn-helix transcriptional regulator, with product MNSDADHDVCGMTVAIDVVGGKWKLHLMWVLGAGPQRFGQIRRLLDGVSEKVLAENLRQLESGGVVHREVYAEVPPRVEYSLTPLGEELAVALRPLEEWGERHRHELAANLLASAG from the coding sequence ATGAACAGTGACGCGGATCACGATGTGTGCGGCATGACGGTCGCGATCGATGTCGTCGGCGGCAAGTGGAAACTGCATCTGATGTGGGTGCTCGGCGCGGGCCCGCAGCGCTTCGGCCAGATCCGCCGCCTGCTCGACGGCGTCAGCGAGAAGGTCCTCGCCGAAAACCTGCGCCAACTCGAGTCCGGCGGTGTAGTGCACCGCGAGGTCTACGCCGAGGTCCCTCCGCGCGTCGAATATTCCCTCACTCCACTCGGCGAGGAATTGGCCGTCGCCCTGCGTCCGCTCGAGGAGTGGGGCGAGAGGCATCGGCACGAACTCGCCGCGAACCTCCTGGCGTCCGCGGGTTAA